DNA sequence from the Blastomonas fulva genome:
GCGCGCTGGGCGAAACCGATATCAGCACATTGTCCCGCGCGCGCGGACAGCCAAGATACGGCGTGTTGACATAAACGACCGCGCCGTCGTCGTACATCAGCACATCATCGCTGGCAGCCGCCGAGCGGCGGAGCCGCATGCGCGGAACGCAGCTGACCGGCTTGCCTGCGACGCGATCTTTGAGATAATTTCGCGCGATCTTCTGGCCACGCTCATCCAGCCCGGCGATAGCAGCGAGCGTGTTCTCGCGCAGTTCGTCCTGGCGGCTGTCAGCAGCGAGCAGCGGCGCCGAGCCGATGATAGCCGCCAGAGCGAGTGCAACTGGAAGTGTACGCACGTCCGTTATCCTTTCATTCGCCCCCTGACTCCGGGCGTCAGTTTACACTCGATCCAGCATCGTTGCCAGACCGTTACCACGCACCGGTGTTGGGCATCGAGGCCCAGGGTTCGGCAGGCGGCAGATGCCCTTCCTGCAGCAGTTCGACCGAAATGCCGTCGGGGCTGCGAACGAAGGCCATATGGCCATCGCGCGGAGGGCGGTTAATCGTCACACCTGCGTCCATCAGCCGCTGGCAGGTTTCGTAGATGTTCTCGACGCGATAGGCCAGATGCCCGAAATTGCGCCCGCCGGTGTACACCTCCGGGTCCCAGTTATGGGTCAGCTCGACCTCGGCCACGCCTTCCTGCCCGGGCGCCGCGAGAAAGATCAGCGTGAACCGGCCCTGCTCGCTGTCGAACCGCTTGGTTTCTTTCAGGCCGATCAGCTCGAAAAACCGGACGGTGGCCTCCGGATCAGTGACTCGGATCATGGTGTGCAGATATTTCGTCATTATACTCTACTCAATTCATCGCAGTTAAGACACGGTTCATCGCAGCAACGCTAATCGATGGGTCGTGCCGTGAGGTGGGTTACCTGCCGAATATAGGCGGTGCGTGTGGCATTGAAAGGACAATGGGAATGGTTGAGGGCGGGGAATCGGACGGCGCGGGCAAACGCGGCTGGGTGGCGAACACCGTGCTGCTGGCAGGGGCCGGAATCCTGGCGTTGGGAATGGTCGCAGGCGGCTATCTGCTGGGCGATGGACTGCTCCGCGCCAAGCAGGCCGATCGCTCGGTCACGGTGCGCGGGCTTGCCGAGAAGGATGTGACCGCAGATCTTGCCACCTGGACCATCGCCTATTCGGCGCAGGCGGACAATCTGGCTGCAGCGCAGGACGATATCGATGCCGACACCAAGGCGCTGCGCGGCTTCTTCACCGATCTGGGCTTTGATGGCGATGCGCTGCAACCGACCGGCGCGAACGTCTCGCAGTTCCAGAACAACTACGGCACCACCACCTACACCATCCGCCAGCGCCTTTCGCTGCGGACCAACGACATCAAGAAGGCACAGGCGGCGGTCAAGCGGCAGTTCGACCTGATCAAGCGTGGCGTGGTGCTCGAGGAAGGCTCAGGCATGGCCTACAGCTTCACCAAGCTCAACGACATCAAGCCCAAGATGGTGGCCGAAGCGACCAAGGATGCGCGGGCCTCTGCCGAACAGTTCGCTCAGGACAGCGGCACCGGCGTGGGCGGGATCAAGAGCGCGACCCAGGGCTATTTCTCGGTCGAATCGCGCGATGGCGACACCGGCGGCGGCTGGGGCGTGAGCGATACGCCCTACAAGAAGGTCCGCGTGGTCACCACGGTGGACTTCTACCTGGATTGATTGGGGCAATCTCTCCCCTCCCGCTTGCGGGAGGG
Encoded proteins:
- a CDS encoding SIMPL domain-containing protein, which gives rise to MVEGGESDGAGKRGWVANTVLLAGAGILALGMVAGGYLLGDGLLRAKQADRSVTVRGLAEKDVTADLATWTIAYSAQADNLAAAQDDIDADTKALRGFFTDLGFDGDALQPTGANVSQFQNNYGTTTYTIRQRLSLRTNDIKKAQAAVKRQFDLIKRGVVLEEGSGMAYSFTKLNDIKPKMVAEATKDARASAEQFAQDSGTGVGGIKSATQGYFSVESRDGDTGGGWGVSDTPYKKVRVVTTVDFYLD
- a CDS encoding VOC family protein, whose protein sequence is MTKYLHTMIRVTDPEATVRFFELIGLKETKRFDSEQGRFTLIFLAAPGQEGVAEVELTHNWDPEVYTGGRNFGHLAYRVENIYETCQRLMDAGVTINRPPRDGHMAFVRSPDGISVELLQEGHLPPAEPWASMPNTGAW